From Sceloporus undulatus isolate JIND9_A2432 ecotype Alabama chromosome 6, SceUnd_v1.1, whole genome shotgun sequence, one genomic window encodes:
- the SEMA7A gene encoding semaphorin-7A, whose translation MLWGWKQRGAAWLWVSELLFLSCTESSSLLRWSSPRIVSFPQGEKQFQFDTHENHVLLYHEEGTPTVFVGAANKLYIYDFETSTSHTEPFDIVEGEMNCGQENYLTLLREYEDKLLICGTNDCNPACWYWVNGAKERRLSAQGLAPYELDLNFIVLVDGSEIYSTIKKHRYGKGRYRFRRIEGAVKLYSSFTLMNNPQFVKGAILKQDEPHNERIYLFFREDNPEWPRNPTAPRTVSRVAQLCKSDNGGPGSISASMWTTFLKATLLCADNVTDRHFDNLQDLFIVESPIWSETKVYGVFSNEWNYSAVCVYTVDSITKIFQTSPFKGYNGEIPTVRPGQCLEGNKATPTASFSVADSYPEMSEKVKQHAVFYSKHFYHQIGVHQVQVADEETYSVLYLSTDRGTIHKVVLLPKGAMNILEIQPFRSSATIKSMTLDNARNELFVASGDEVVQLPMDMCGAYKDNCESCVLARDPHCGWIDGTCASVYDHDQYGNRKLLQALTHDVPSDICSSAHYSNTEGKDTIPHDIPLLPQARYYLNCSAKSHHADYTWFHNDQNVTHCSSGHHHCIHFIKNMTDDLYGNYFCISQEGWFREILMTENLVKPTPETMLFRSSLPTDWAIKASLSSWLNLLNMVLVVLIIW comes from the exons GAGAAAAACAATTCCAGTTCGACACACACGAGAACCACGTGCTGCTCTACCACGAAGAAGGGACGCCAACTGTATTTGTgggagcagcaaacaagctttACATCTACGACTTTGAGACCTCCACCAGTCATACG GAGCCCTTTGATATAGTCGAAGGAGAGATGAACTGCGGACAA gAGAACTATCTCACGCTCTTGAGGGAGTATGAGGATAAGTTACTGATCTGTGGCACCAACGACTGCAATCCTGCCTGCTGGTATTGG GTAAATGGGGCAAAGGAACGTAGACTCAGTGCTCAAGGTCTGGCCCCCTATGAACTTGACCTAAACTTCATTGTCCTTGTTGATG GCAGTGAGATCTACTCAACCATCAAGAAACACCGGTATGGTAAAGGACGTTATCGTTTCCGTAGGATCGAAGGAGCTGTCAAACTGTACAGCAGCTTTACACTCATGAACA ACCCACAGTTTGTGAAGGGTGCTATCTTAAAGCAAGACGAGCCACACAATGAAAGAATCTACCTGTTCTTCCGAGAGGACAACCCAGAATGGCCAAGGAACCCGACAGCCCCAAGGACCGTCTCCAGAGTGGCTCAACTATGCAAG TCAGACAATGGAGGCCCTGGTTCCATATCTGCATCCATGTGGACAACCTTCCTGAAGGCTACATTGCTCTGTGCGGATAACGTCACGGACCGGCATTTTGACAACCTGCAGGATCTCTTTATTGTTGAATCTCCCATTTGGTCTGAGACAAAGGTTTATGGGGTCTTCTCAAATGAATG GAACTATTCAGCGGTCTGTGTCTATACTGTAGACAGCATCACTAAAATCTTCCAAACATCACCCTTCAAAGGCTACAATGGTGAAATACCCACTGTCAGGCCTGGGCAG TGTCTAGAAGGAAATAAAGCAACTCCCACTGCAAGCTTCAGCGTGGCAGACAGCTATCCAGAAATGTCAGAAAAAGTGAAGCAACACGCTGTGTTTTATAGCAAGCATTTTTACCATCAAATTGGAGTCCATCAGGTCCAGGTGGCTGATGAGGAGACCTACAGTGTCCTCTACTTGAGCACAG ACAGAGGAACCATCCATAAAGTCGTCTTGTTACCAAAAGGGGCCATGAACATCCTGGAGATTCAGCCGTTCCGATCTTCAGCTACCATCAAATCTATGACTTTGGACAATGCTAGA aACGAGCTGTTTGTGGCCTCTGGAGATGAGGTGGTTCAACTCCCCATGGATATGTGTGGTGCATATAAGGACAACTGTGAGAGCTGTGTGCTGGCAAGAGATCCCCACTGTGGATGGATCGATGGCACATGTGCTTCAGTTTATGACCATGATCAATATGGAAATAG GAAACTGTTGCAGGCTCTAACTCATGACGTCCCTTCGGATATTTGTTCATCTGCACACTACAGCAACACAGAAG GAAAGGACACCATTCCCCATGACATCCCATTGCTGCCACAGGCCCGCTATTACCTGAACTGCTCTGCCAAGTCTCACCATGCCGATTATACTTGGTTCCATAATGACCAGAATGTTACGCATTGTAGCTCTGGCCACCATCATTGCATCCACTTCATAAAGAACATGACAGATGACCTCTATGGGAACTATTTCTGCATTTCCCAGGAAGGTTGGTTTAGAGAGATACTTATGACTGAGAATCTGGTCAAGCCCACTCCTGAGACAATGCTGTTCAGGAGCTCGCTACCAACGGATTGGGCCATCAAAGCATCTTTATCCTCCTGGCTAAACCTGCTGAACATGGTATTGGTTGTCTTGATCATCTGGTAA